One region of Emys orbicularis isolate rEmyOrb1 chromosome 4, rEmyOrb1.hap1, whole genome shotgun sequence genomic DNA includes:
- the RAG1 gene encoding V(D)J recombination-activating protein 1, whose translation MDVLTSPSMGLHTMPEEIQHPYTKFSEWKFKLFKVRSFEKAPSGDNQVANKEKAEKVASLDKGTMVQMDAAVPVAEKPLLADTDLNHNKQALEKDADNLKMQENAAHQAHLQQLCRICGVSFKTDRYKRSHPVHGPVDSETQGLLRKKEKRATSWPDLIAKVFKIDVRGDIDTIHPTRFCHNCWSIIHRKFSNAPCEVYFPRNSTMDWKSHSPNCTVCYTARRGVKRKNQQSNLQLGKRLKIIAERARKTKGVKKQVQVNNKNLMKKIANCKKIHLSTKLLAVDYPADFVKSISCQICEHILADPVETTCSHLFCRTCILKCLKVMGSYCPSCRYPCFPTDLVSPVKSFLNILNSLAVRCPVKECDEEVLLGKYCHHLSSHKEVKRKEIYTHVNKGGRPRQHLLSLTRRAQKHRLRELKLQVKAFAEKEEGGDIKAVCLTLFLLALRAKNEHRQADELEAIMQGKGSGLHPAVCLAIRVNTFLSCSQYHKMYRTVKAITGRQIFQPLHALRTAEKALLPGYHPFEWKPPLKNVSTNTEVGIIDGLSGLPHSVDDYPVDTIAKRFRYDAALVSALMDMEEDILEGMKAQDLDDYLNGPFTVVVKESCDGMGDVSEKHGSGPAVPEKAVRFSFTLMNISIAHGNENVRIFEEVKPNSELCCKPLCLMLADESDHETLTAILSPLIAERETMKSSVLLLEMGGILRTFKFIFRGTGYDEKLVREVEGLEASGSTYICTLCDATRLEASQNLVLHSITRSHAENLERYEVWRSNPYNESVDELRDRVKGVSAKPFIETVPSIDALHCDIGNAAEFYKIFQFEIGEVYKNPDISKEERKRWQSTLDKHLRKKMNLKPIMRMNGNFARKLMTKETVEAVCELIKCEERHEALRELMDLYLKMKPVWRSSCPAKECPELLCQYSFNSQRFAELLSTKFKYRYEGKITNYFHKTLAHVPEIIERDGSIGAWASEGNESGNKLFRRFRKMNARQSKCYEMEDVLKHHWLYTSKYLQKFMNAHNTLKSQGFTIDPGQSLEDSLALENTLEMTDSMEF comes from the coding sequence ATGGACGTGCTGACGTCACCAAGCATGGGCCTGCACACCATGCCGGAAGAAATCCAGCACCCATATACTAAATTTTCTGAATGGAAGTTCAAGCTGTTTAAAGTGAGATCATTTGAAAAGGCACCTTCTGGAGACAACCAAGTGGCAAATAAAGAGAAAGCAGAGAAGGTGGCCTCTTTGGACAAAGGCACTATGGTGCAGATGGATGCGGCAGTTCCAGTGGCAGAAAAGCCACTTCTGGCAGATACAGACTTAAATCACAATAAGCAGGCGCTCGAAAAAGATGCCGACAACCTGAAAATGCAAGAGAATGCAGCTCATCAAGCACACCTGCAGCAGCTCTGCCGCATCTGTGGCGTTTCATTTAAAACTGATCGCTACAAGAGAAGTCATCCTGTGCATGGACCAGTGGACAGTGAAACTCAGGGACTtctgagaaagaaagagaaaagagcaACATCTTGGCCGGATCTTATTGCCAAGGTTTTTAAGATTGACGTGCGAGGAGATATCGACACAATCCACCCCACTCGGTTTTGTCACAACTGCTGGAGCATCATCCACAGAAAGTTCAGCAACGCCCCATGTGAAGTGTATTTCCCGAGGAACAGCACCATGGACTGGAAGTCCCACTCCCCAAACTGCACTGTTTGTTATACTGCTCGTCGTGGGGTCAAGAGAAAGAACCAGCAATCCAATTTACAGCTGGGCAAAAGGCTCAAGATCATTGCAGAACGTGCCCGAAAAACTAAAGGTGTAAAAAAACAAGTACAGGTGAACAACAAAAACCTTATGAAAAAGATTGCCAACTGCAAGAAGATACATCTTAGCACCAAACTTCTTGCAGTTGACTACCCTGCAGATTTCGTTAAGTCCATCTCTTGCCAGATCTGTGAGCATATTCTGGCAGACCCAGTGGAAACGACATGTAGTCACTTATTCTGCAGAACCTGCATCCTTAAGTGCCTCAAAGTTATGGGCAGCTATTGTCCCTCCTGCCGATACCCTTGCTTCCCTACTGACCTGGTGAGTCCAGTGAAATCcttcctgaacatcctcaatTCCCTGGCTGTGCGATGCCCAGTGAAAGAATGTGATGAGGAGGTTTTGTTGGGCAAATACTGCCATCATCTCTCCAGCCACAAAGAGGTGAAAAGGAAAGAGATTTACACGCATGTAAATAAAGGCGGCCGACCGAGGCAACACTTACTCTCATTGACCAGGAGAGCGCAAAAGCATCGTCTGAGAGAACTCAAGCTTCAAGTCAAAGCTTTTGCTGAGAAAGAAGAAGGAGGTGATATAAAGGCTGTGTGCCTAACCTTGTTCCTGCTGGCTCTGAGAGCAAAAAATGAACACAGACAAGCAGATGAGTTGGAAGCTATAATGCAAGGGAAGGGATCAGGGCTTCACCCAGCTGTTTGCCTGGCAATCCGAGTCAACACCTTTCTCAGCTGTAGCCAGTACCATAAAATGTACAGAACTGTAAAAGCTATAACTGGGAGGCAgatcttccagccattgcatgCTCTCCGCACTGCTGAGAAGGCACTCTTGCCAGGTTATCATCCATTTGAGTGGAAACCCCCTTTGAAAAATGTGTCCACTAATACAGAAGTGGGAATTATAGATGGGCTGTCAGGGCTGCCACACTCAGTTGATGACTACCCAGTAGACACGATTGCCAAGAGGTTTCGATATGATGCAGCCTTGGTTTCTGCCTTAATGGACATGGAGGAAGACATTTTGGAAGGCATGAAAGCACAAGACCTGGATGACTATTTGAATGGCCCCTTCACTGTGGTGGTGAAGGAGTCTTGTGATGGGATGGGAGATGTCAGTGAGAAGCATGGAAGTGGACCTGCTGTCCCTGAGAAGGCAGTTCGATTTTCTTTCACGCTCATGAACATCAGTATAGCTCATGGTAATGAAAATGTAAGGATCTTTGAAGAAGTCAAGCCCAattcagagctgtgttgcaagCCCTTGTGCCTTATGCTGGCCGATGAATCGGACCATGAGACTCTGACAGCCATCCTGAGCCCTCTCATAGCAGAAAGAGAGACCATGAAAAGCAGTGTTCTGCTTCTTGAAATGGGAGGCATCCTCAGAACATTCAAATTCATCTTTAGGGGTACAGGGTATGATGAGAAACTTGTCCGTGAAGTGGAAGGCCTTGAAGCCTCAGGCTCTACTTACATCTGCACCCTTTGTGATGCAACCCGCCTGGAAGCCTCTCAGAACTTGGTCCTCCACTCTATAACAAGAAGTCATGCTGAAAACCTGGAACGGTATGAGGTATGGAGGTCCAACCCATATAATGAATCTGTTGATGAGTTACGTGATAGAGTGAAGGGTGTTTCTGCCAAACCTTTTATTGAGACTGTTCCTTCCATAGATGCACTGCATTGTGACATCGGCAATGCGGCTGAGTTCTACAAGATATTCCAGTTTGAGATAGGTGAGGTGTACAAGAACCCTGACATATCTAAAGAAGAGAGGAAGAGGTGGCAGTCGACTCTTGACAAGCACCTTAGGAAGAAGATGAACCTGAAGCCCATAATGAGGATGAATGGAAACTTTGCTAGAAAGCTTATGACCAAAGAGACAGTGGAAGCAGTATGTGAATTAATAAAGTGTGAGGAAAGGCATGAAGCCCTAAGAGAACTGATGGACCTTTACCTTAAGATGAAACCAGTGTGGAGGTCTTCATGCCCAGCCAAAGAGTGCCCAGAATTGCTGTGTCAGTATAGCTTCAACTCACAACGTTTTGCTGAGCTCCTGTCCACAAAGTTCAAGTACAGATATGAGGGCAAGATTACGAATTACTTTCACAAAACTCTTGCTCATGTTCCTGAAATCATTGAAAGAGATGGCTCCATTGGCGCCTGGGCAAGTGAAGGGAATGAATCTGGGAACAAATTATTTAGGCGTTTCCGAAAAATGAATGCCAGGCAGTCAAAATGCTATGAAATGGAGGATGTCTTGAAGCACCACTGGCTGTATACCTCTAAGTACCTGCAGAAGTTCATGAATGCCCATAATACATTGAAAAGCCAGGGCTTCACAATCGATCCAGGGCAGAGTTTAGAAGACTCTCTGGCATTGGAAAACACTTTAGAAATGACTGATTCTATGGAATTCTAA